A single region of the Hippopotamus amphibius kiboko isolate mHipAmp2 chromosome 6, mHipAmp2.hap2, whole genome shotgun sequence genome encodes:
- the LOC130855250 gene encoding centrin-3-like encodes MAVESRASVDRGLKSFSRRTSLSEEKMSLALRNELVVDKTKRKKRRELSEEQKQEIKDAFELFDTDKDEAIDYHELKVAMRALGFDVKKADVLKILKDYDREATGKITFEDFNEVVTDWILERDPHEEILKAFKLFDDDDSGKISLRNLRRVARELGENMSDEELRAMIEEFDKDGDGEINQEEFIAIMTGDI; translated from the coding sequence ATGGCTGTTGAAAGTCGTGCTTCCGTGGATAGGGGCTTAAAATCGTTCTCGAGACGAACGTCTCTGTCCGAAGAGAAAATGAGTTTAGCTCTGAGAAATGAGCTTGTAGTAgacaaaacaaagaggaaaaaaagaagagaactctctgaagaacagaaacaagaaattAAAGATGCTTTTGAACTATTTGACACAGACAAAGATGAAGCAATAGATTATCATGAATTAAAGGTGGCAATGAGAGCCTTGGGATTTGATGTAAAAAAAGCTGACGTACTGAAGATTCTTAAAGATTATGACAGAGAAGCCACAGGGAAAATCACCTTTGAAGATTTTAATGAAGTTGTGACAGACTGGATATTGGAAAGAGATCCACATGAAGAAATATTGAAGGCATTTAAACTATTTGATGATGATGATTCAGGTAAAATAAGCTTGAGGAATTTGCGACGTGTTGCCAGAGAATTGGGTGAAAATATGAGTGATGAAGAACTTCGGGCTATGATAGAAGAATTTGATAAAGATGGTGATGGAGAAATAAATCAAGAGGAATTCATTGCTATTATGACTGGTGACATTTAA